DNA sequence from the Acanthochromis polyacanthus isolate Apoly-LR-REF ecotype Palm Island chromosome 5, KAUST_Apoly_ChrSc, whole genome shotgun sequence genome:
CAATGAATTACTCTGACTGGTTGCTGAGACAGTCCAAGATCTGATTTTAGTGCAAAGTTGTGCAAACCATcatatttcctgttttgtattgttttgacTTACTGGTAAACGTGCTAAATCTTTAGAAACTAACTACCATCAAAATAAATTGCTTTCGAAAGTTCATCCTTACTGTTAAAGCGTGTGAGAACAGAAAAATTACCAGATCGATTTGACGGGTTGGAAAACTTCCTGACCACCTCTTAATTCTCTCTGAGTTTTAGATTTATTCTCCAATAGTCATTTCTGCCACTTAGGAGCTATTTTTCCCTTAAGGATATTTTGTGAATACGGCCTCTGATCCCATATTGACTGGAGTGATACTTTAAACAAACTGCTGTCATTATTTTAGCATTTCAGGAGTGTTTTTATCAGTGCCAGTTTTGCCTCCAAGTCCAGTTGCAGGTTAAATCGGCACTTGACTGTTTATGAACTCTTGTAAAGGTATGTTTGTAGAAACACTAAACTCTACCAGAGTATTATTGCTTTATGGAGACATCTTTAAGAGGCACAGTTGGCACTTCATCACCCATCAACACTTTTATACATACTTTTAGAATTACTTTCTGCAGGTGTAAATTTTGTTTTCTGAGTTCAGTTGCCATCTATTAATAAAACTGAACCCCGTTGCAGAGTCACCACCACGCTTCTCACCATCTGAGTCAGTCAACTAGTCCTTCTTTCAGCATCATGTGACTGCTGACCAGCGAGCCCCAATCAGCTTGGCTGGTGTTGTCACATGACCCAGGCGCACCGCCAGTCGTCAGGTTCCACCAACCTTTTGGTTCCTGAGCATGCAGTTCCCAgcatcctcctcttcttcctccaacCTTTATCCAATCGACAGCGGCCCACTTCACATTATCAACCAATCAGCGTCTTTACTCTTTCTATTCTCCACACATCTACTGTGTCAACGGGAACAGCCCTTGGCTTACATCCCTACTCATCCCCACACCCCCCCCAAAAAGGCAGGGAAAATCTACAACTACCCCCTCCTACCAGCCACTTCCCTTCCAGCAACTTCATATCGCCAACATTTGCATCATGTGGCAAATCCTCTCTGCAATTCGACCTCCCTCACCATCAGTCTGGCTTCCTAGCATCATTTCTATCTTGTCCAAATCCCCCAAAATAGTAAGTTGCTTTTATCCTGctctttgtagtttttatgcGTAATCTAGCTTTCAAAGCTGCTTGACAGTTTTCCCTCTGCAATTATGTAATTTAGAGCAATTTCAGACTGTAAAGGTCAGGAAGTAGACCTGCAGTCATTaattttcatttgcaaaaattaaATGGGTTGATccaattttctgttttaattacGCTGCTGAGTGCATTTTCATGGCTCGACATTAAGCCATCTTGAATCATCTAGTGGAGttaagtgtgttttgttttgtaccCTGTTTCAGGGTTTTTAAAATTTGTGGTTATCTTAAAATTCCTACAGAAAAATTGAGTTTGCCTACACAGTTCACTCCATACAACCAATTTTTTTGACTGGCAAAGATTTGATCCTACTTAGCTCTTCATCAGGTCAGACTTTTGTTTTTACGAACTCCAAAAGGCTGACGAGCTCTATGGTGCCAGTTAAACAACCACCTCTCCCAGGGCGATAAACATCCAAAAACCATTAACAAatcaatattttagaaaaacggCATAGTAGGAAACAGTAGTTGTCCTTTGATAGCCTTACACCTATGTGATGTGCATAAGTCTTTACAGCCATCACATGTAGGTTTCTAGTGATTTAGTGCTTCACAGTGCCTTTCCTGTTCTGAACAGGTCCTCTGTAAGAGTCAGTTTACTTTGTGTACAACATTGTGCACAAGCTGTGTGCGTCCAGTGTTGTTTAAAAGCAGCATTGTACTGAACAGATGGCCTAAGAAAATGCTTCTCCCACTTGCCATAGAAGTTGTAACATAGACGAGTCTTAATGTCGAGCCctgattttgtttcatgttgtcaaATCTGGCTCCATGATTGGTGCTCATTGCACAAAGTCTTCTTTAAATGAATTGACCTTGATGCAGTTCATGGATGCAAATCTTCCTTCTATTAACAAACAAGGAAGTACATGTAACCAAGAAAACAGAATGCCAAAGGTTTCATTAGTGATAGGAAGTGTTAAATATGCTGTCCtaatcatttttgttcttttttttttttaacttcaccTGCACTGTAGATCcccgaggaggaggagcctgAGCCGCAGTCGCAGCAGGTAAGCCTGGTAGCAACCATCAGttttaaaccctctgaacccaagcagtttctgggctttatttatttattcctgccACACGTGTACTTACTTTGAGCCAATtcttcactgcaatataaagtctttCACAAACAGGACAAATGATTCATTTGACAAAACTAGTAAAAACCTCATAACACATACAACATTTTTACAAGTGCCTAGAGCTGTTACTATACTGATAGATATTTAccattttagattttattgtttCAATACTCTTATCTGTGTAACCGCAGTCTGCAGCTTAAgaagtttagttttttgtcatttgacaaATGAGTCTCATGGCTTACCAGTTGTGCTAAAAATTTTTGTCAGAATCACAGTTCACAGACAGTTATGACACTGATATTAATCTTCTCGTTTAATTGCTAGTGAGCCTCCCCTGTGGgttttgggttcagagggttcagcaACAAATTTGTAAGAGGatggtaaaaatatttttgtcttcttccttCACCAGGTCTCTTTCAAGAGACAGACGTAGATATCGGTCTCTCTCCAGAGACAAGAACCGCAAGCGCTCAAGATCCTTCTCACGATCAAGGAGGTAAATTGAAGCGTAATCTTATCATACTTTCAGACTTAATGTAACCActaacatatttttaatgttaattatGCATTAACGGGTTGATTTCCTTTACAGTCGTTCCCGATCTAATGAGAGGAAATGAAGATCTTGGACTGCTCGTCTGCAGGATGAAGCTATGGTTGCGAAAAGACAAATTTTTATAGTCatgtttttttagaatttgtttGCTAGCTGAAGGCAGCTTAAGATCGGCCAAGTTATAGATTGAGTAATCATAGTCtgttaaataaacaacaaaggactaaagtgtttttctccttttgtaaGTTTTCATGGCAAGATTTTCCCATTATACtgaaaggttgttttttttgccatctgTTCACTTAAAATTAATTCTGTCTTGCCCTGCATATTTTGAAACAGAGTCCTGGATTGAGTTTTACATTAACAtcttggtgttttctttttaagtcaTCGAATTAAAGTTCGTCcgaggtttttatttgtttttgttttttttttcatttttaaagaacatttgaTTCACTCTTAATTCTAATGATGAATCACATTGGTAGAGGGAATGTACTTTATACCAGTAATGAAGCAGACAGAGGTTGTAAATACTGGTGCTGTTCTTTGTAGGCTATCCCTAAGACATTATCTGTAATTCTGTATTTTACCGACTGTATGCCACTTTTTCAAAAGAAGGCATTTACTCTGTACTACTTTGCTTGATTCTCTGAGCTCTGACAATTTGTGCTAATGCAGTTTAACAACttgttgaataaatgtttttccaAGGTGACCTTCTTGTTGaacggtgtttttttttttttcagcttgaaTAGTTGCATGTACTAATAACATTAATATTATAAGAGACTTCAcgaaattaaataataaaatattttgttaagGGAATATGGAAACTCAAGCTTTATTCAATACAGGAAGCGTTATATGTTGTAGCTGATAAACACTGCAAGCGCAGCCCACACAGGAAGTGCTCAGACAAGACTGCTGCGAGGGAACACACCCCCCTGTGTGAAATGCAACTACTGTTGAGCAGAGGCTGATGACTTGGCATTACAGAGTAGCTCATGTTGTGAGACGATAGAGTTGCCAGATTTGGTTGGTAAGTACATGTGGTGTTGTGACTTATGTAGAAGACTTAAAATCATTTAGATAAATTTCTGCTACGGATTCATTTTGCATGCAAGTCAAAGTagttttagtttaaagttgGCTCTACTATAGTTTTCACCTCAGTTATTTTGTAGtatagtgttttaaaaaaaatctgtgctcatttctttgtgcatgtgtgtactgGATGTAGGTTGTTCGGGAACAAAATAATTGGTTTGTATTAACTGGAATTTTGTTTATGCTACAGTAGGACTGTAGGTTTGAATGTAATTTGCTAACAAATTGTACAACTGAATGTTTTATGCTTTAGGGGAGAAGATTAGAAGTTATGTCTGGTaaaagtggcaagaaaaaacgcCTTGGTTCGCGCCGCGTGGCACCACACCAGAATGTGTCATCTGATGACATCCATGTAACAGACGACAGTTCAGCAGCACAACACCATGTACTAGAAGAAAGCAGTGAATCGCTAAATGTATTGTCTAACCCTGATGATTCAAAACCTGAAACCCAGCAACCCCCTTCACCAGACAACACAATGAGCAGGAGAAAACTGGGGTCTAGTCGAAGAAATAAAGGAAGGCAGTTTGCAAAAGACTCGGAAACTGAGCCATATCTTGAACATAGAGAGGAAGTTGAGGAAAAGACCAGGGGTAATAAAACCgttgaaacaacacaaacgtcACTGACAGCACAACTTGACAGGCAAGAGGAATCAAGCCAAGGGAGTGTACAAGATATTTCTGCAACACCCAACAGCTCTTTATTCTCAGCCAGTACACCTGACTATGATAATTCTGAGGTGAAGAGCCCCAGTATATTGAATTCTCCAGAAGACGTCACAGAAATTTTAACTCCTAAACCTGGTAATCTGCAAGCAGACCAGGCTCGTGAAAATGAGACCAAACTAGAAAAGACTGACAAATCTGACACTCCTCAAAGTgcagaaatggaagaaaatgttGGTATCCTGGAGTTATCTCATTTAAGTGCACTTTCAAGTCTTTCTGCAGCTCAAAAACTGATCAATATTCAACTGTCAAATTCCAAGGAGATGCCAGGAGAGAAACTCTCCCATGTGTATTCTGCAACAGAAATGGGGAGCAACAAAAATGATGACACAGACATGTTCAGGCAAGATGAAAGCTTGCAGGGCAACACCTTAGAGAGTGAGTCACAGGTCGGATCAGTGGCTTTGGAGTCTGCTACAGataaaaacagccacagagaaaATACTGCAGTTAAAGACAATGCTGAGCAAGCAATGTTTTTATTACCAAAAGAGGAGTTGCCCacaaatgaaaaactaaaagaGCTTTTCAACTCTGAACTCAAAGATGATCAGCGTTTAGAGGATACTGTAAATAATGTGCATGAGCAGGATTTtaagacaacaaaaatgcagaaagtgGATCAAGATGAGTACTCACCTGAAAGTCTGATACTTGATGCCACAGAAAATGCGGATATCTGTGCTGGAAACCTGAAAGACCAAGCTGAGGTCAGGGATGTTAATCAACTTGAATTGAGTGGGAAAGTTACTGATGATTTTGCACCCAAACAGGAAGTTTTAAATCCTGATGACAAAAAGGATGAGCATCCTATAAAAGTGGACAACTTAGAGGTAGATTTTAAAGTGGTGTTTGATAAATCAGTGGGAGCCACACTGGAAGGAGTGGATAAATCTGACACAGGTGCTGGTCATTCAGAGGACGACGTAGAGAAAGTGCAGGAAGAGGAGGGACAGACAACAGAAATGcaagaaatgcagcaaattgACAACTTATCTGCCAGCACAGATGATGCCACAGACAATTCAAAAATCGTTGAAATCATTACCACTCTACCATCTAATGTGATGGTGGAAAGTATTGATGATTCTGCAACCGAGCAGGAAGTTTCAAATCCTGATGACAAAAAGAATGAGCAACCTACAAAAGAAGACAACTTAGAGGTCTTAGTCCAGATAAGTGAGGATAATCCTTCATGTGATACCAAAACACCACAGACCAGTGATATAGAAAGAGTAGACGCTGCTCTAGTCCAGGTGTCCGAGTCTGAAGGCAGAGTAGAAGACGATGTAAAACCCAACCCTGAACAAACATTTCATCAGGAAGCAGCGCAACTCTTCTCTGAAATGGAGAACACTGCATTTTCTTTACAAAGCTTTGAATCAGAAACAAATGCTGCTTCTGACTCACAACCTCATGACAGTTCTGCGAGCATACATGAGGAAACCAACACAGACCTCCAGCAGAGTGGCATCAGAAGAAAACTGGGGTCCAGCCGTAGAAATAAAGGAAGACAGCCAGTTAAGGAATTTAAAGAGGAAGctttagaaaataccacaagtGATGAAGctgtcaaaataataaaaatgtcattggCAACAAGTCAGGCAGACTTAAGTCAAGGGACCGAACATAATGCTGTGCCATCTTTGTTGCATGACAGCTCTATGTTTTCAGTGTCTACACTTGGTTATTCTTCTGAGGTTCAGAAACCTGCTGCTACAAACCATCCTGAGGCTGATCTGGGAAGTTTAATTTCTAAAAGTGAAAATCTTcaagaagacagagagacagacttTAAAGTGGTGTCTGATAAATCAATGGGAGCCACACTGGAAGGAGTAGATACATCTGACACAGGTGCTCATCAGTCAGAGGACAACTGCAAAATCTTCGAAATCATTACCCCTCACTCATCCGAAGTGATGGTGAAAAGCACCGAGGATTCTGCAACCGAGCAGGAAGTTTCAACCCCTACTGTCAAACAGGATGAGCAACCTACAAAAGAAGACAACTTAGAGGCTTCAGACCAGATAAGTGAGGATAATCCTTCATATGATATCAAAACACCACAGACCAGTGATATAGAAAGAGCAGACACTGCTCTAGTCCAGGTGTCTGAGTCTGAAGGCGGAGTAGAGGATGATGTAAAACCCAACCCTGAACAAATGTTTCATCATGGGATGGAACAACTCATCTCTGAAATGGAGGACAGCAAATCTTTGCAAAGCTTTCAATCAGagacaaatgttgtttttgactCCCAACCTCATGACAGGTCCACAGGCACAGATGAGAAAACCAACACAGGTTTCCAGCAGAGTGACATCAGAAGAAAACTGGGGTCCAGCCGtagaaataaaggaaaacagCAAGTTAAAGACAACAAACCTACAGAGGAAGCTGATGAAAATGCAAAGGGTCATGAACCCAgtgaaacaacagaaacagcattAACATCAGAGACAGCAGACCAGGAAAACTCCACAGAGACCATGCTGGAAGGAATGAACAGATTCGACACTCGTCTGACcgaagaagaaaacacacaaaatgacacacatgtTTGCACTTCTGAGGTAAttacatctggaaaacattcaAGTCCTACAGTAGATAAACAGGTAATTGACCTGTCACATTGCACACAGATGCCAGATGAGGATCTTTTGGGTGTCCATTCTGTAACAGATACAGAGAACAAGGAAAGAGATGAATACACAGACTTACTAAGGCTGGATGGAAATTTACCAGAGGATCCTTTGGTGAGCAAAACACAAGTGAGTCCCTTCACAGTGGAGATATCCACAGAAAAAATCAGCCCTGGAGAACATACAGAACTGGAATTTGGGGCTGAGAAAGCAAcagattcttcacaaaaagatGAGTTGTCTACAAAGGAGGAACAATTGTCCGATGTCAGTGGCGCCCAGCAGTCAGAGGTCGCTGTAAAGAAAGTGGATGAACAAGATCTTCAGCCAACACAAATTCAAGATCAGCAACAAAAGTATTCTTCACCTGAAAGTCTGATAGTACTTGATGCCACAGAAAAAGTTGATACCTCCTTTGGAAATCTCAAAGACCAAACTGAGATGAGGGACACTAACATGTCTGAGTTGAGTAGGAAAATTACAGATGATTCTGCACCCAAGGAGGAGGTTTCAAATCCTGTCACTAAACAGGATGAGCGCCCTACACAAGAAAGACATTTGGAGGCTTTAGAGCAGGGGAATGAGGATTCTGATGTGTATGATTCCAAACAACCACGgatcagaaacacagaaagagaagaCACTGCACCAGGACAGGTGAATGAGGGTGAAGGCCAAGTAGACAttgatgtaaaacacaaagATGAACAAATTGTTCATCAAGACGATGAAGGAGTCATCTCTGAAAAGAGCACATTTTCCCCACAAACCCTGCTGTCAGAAATAGATGCTCCTTTTGATTCCAATCATCAGGACCCTTCTGTAAGTGTAGTTGAGGAAACCAACACTGGCTTTGACCTCAGAGGGAACAGAAGAAAACTGGGGTCCAGTcgtagaaagaaagaaagacaacaagATACGGAATCTAAAGAGGAAGCTTTAGAAAACACCACAAGTGATGAAGCTCttgaaataacacaaatgtcATTAGGAACAGAGACAGGAATTCAGGAAGATTTAAGTCAAGAGGCCAAACAGGATGCTATCCCCTCTGTGTTACATGATAGCTCCATGTTTTTAGTGTCTTCGCCTGGTTATTCTGAGGTTCAGAAACCTGCTGCTACAAGCCATCCTGAACCTGACCTGGGAAGTTTAATTcctataaataaaaatcttgaagAAGCTcaagaagacagacagacagatttgaAAGGGATGCCTGATAAATCAGTGGGAGCCACACTGGAAGACGTAGATACATCTGACACAGTTGCTCATCAATCAGAAATTAATGTCAAGAAAATgcaggaagaggaaggaaagaCAACAGAAATGCAGCAGATTAAAAACCTATCTGTAAGTGCGATAGGTGATGCCACAGACAATTCAAAAATCGTTGAAATCATCACCACTCTCCCATCTGAAGTGAAGGTGGAAAGTATTGATGATTCCGCAACCGAGCAGGAAGTTTCAAATCCTGATGACAAACAGGATGAGCAACCTACAAAAGAAGACAACTTAGAGGTCTTAGTCCAGATAAGTGAGGATAATCCTTCATATGATACCAAGACACCACAGTCCAGTGATATAGAAAGAGTAGATGCTGCTCTAGTCCAGGTGTCTGAGTCTGACGACAAAGTGGAGGGTGATAAAAAACCCAACCCTGAACAAGCATTTCATCAGGAGGCAGCACAACTCTTCTCTGAAATGGAGGACATCAAATTTCCTTTACAAAACTTTGATTCGGAAACAAATGTTGCTTCTGGCTCACAACCTCATGACAGTTCTGCGACCATCGATGTGGAAACCAACACAGGTTTCCAGCAGAGTGGCATCAGAAGAAAACTGGGGTCCAGCCGTAGAAATAAAGGAAGACAGcaatttaaagacaacaaacctACAGAAGAAgctgatgaaaataaaatcgATCATGAACCAagtgaaacagcaaaaacaccaTTAACAACAGAGACAGCAGACCAGGAAAAATCAGCAGAGACCATGCTGGAAGGAATGCACAAATTTGACACTCATCCGAccgaagaagaaaacaaacagctgccAGATGAGAATCTTTTGGATTTTTATTCTGTAACAGATCTAGAGAAGGGAA
Encoded proteins:
- the rab44 gene encoding uncharacterized protein rab44; its protein translation is MSGKSGKKKRLGSRRVAPHQNVSSDDIHVTDDSSAAQHHVLEESSESLNVLSNPDDSKPETQQPPSPDNTMSRRKLGSSRRNKGRQFAKDSETEPYLEHREEVEEKTRGNKTVETTQTSLTAQLDRQEESSQGSVQDISATPNSSLFSASTPDYDNSEVKSPSILNSPEDVTEILTPKPGNLQADQARENETKLEKTDKSDTPQSAEMEENVGILELSHLSALSSLSAAQKLINIQLSNSKEMPGEKLSHVYSATEMGSNKNDDTDMFRQDESLQGNTLESESQVGSVALESATDKNSHRENTAVKDNAEQAMFLLPKEELPTNEKLKELFNSELKDDQRLEDTVNNVHEQDFKTTKMQKVDQDEYSPESLILDATENADICAGNLKDQAEVRDVNQLELSGKVTDDFAPKQEVLNPDDKKDEHPIKVDNLEVDFKVVFDKSVGATLEGVDKSDTGAGHSEDDVEKVQEEEGQTTEMQEMQQIDNLSASTDDATDNSKIVEIITTLPSNVMVESIDDSATEQEVSNPDDKKNEQPTKEDNLEVLVQISEDNPSCDTKTPQTSDIERVDAALVQVSESEGRVEDDVKPNPEQTFHQEAAQLFSEMENTAFSLQSFESETNAASDSQPHDSSASIHEETNTDLQQSGIRRKLGSSRRNKGRQPVKEFKEEALENTTSDEAVKIIKMSLATSQADLSQGTEHNAVPSLLHDSSMFSVSTLGYSSEVQKPAATNHPEADLGSLISKSENLQEDRETDFKVVSDKSMGATLEGVDTSDTGAHQSEDNCKIFEIITPHSSEVMVKSTEDSATEQEVSTPTVKQDEQPTKEDNLEASDQISEDNPSYDIKTPQTSDIERADTALVQVSESEGGVEDDVKPNPEQMFHHGMEQLISEMEDSKSLQSFQSETNVVFDSQPHDRSTGTDEKTNTGFQQSDIRRKLGSSRRNKGKQQVKDNKPTEEADENAKGHEPSETTETALTSETADQENSTETMLEGMNRFDTRLTEEENTQNDTHVCTSEVITSGKHSSPTVDKQVIDLSHCTQMPDEDLLGVHSVTDTENKERDEYTDLLRLDGNLPEDPLVSKTQVSPFTVEISTEKISPGEHTELEFGAEKATDSSQKDELSTKEEQLSDVSGAQQSEVAVKKVDEQDLQPTQIQDQQQKYSSPESLIVLDATEKVDTSFGNLKDQTEMRDTNMSELSRKITDDSAPKEEVSNPVTKQDERPTQERHLEALEQGNEDSDVYDSKQPRIRNTEREDTAPGQVNEGEGQVDIDVKHKDEQIVHQDDEGVISEKSTFSPQTLLSEIDAPFDSNHQDPSVSVVEETNTGFDLRGNRRKLGSSRRKKERQQDTESKEEALENTTSDEALEITQMSLGTETGIQEDLSQEAKQDAIPSVLHDSSMFLVSSPGYSEVQKPAATSHPEPDLGSLIPINKNLEEAQEDRQTDLKGMPDKSVGATLEDVDTSDTVAHQSEINVKKMQEEEGKTTEMQQIKNLSVSAIGDATDNSKIVEIITTLPSEVKVESIDDSATEQEVSNPDDKQDEQPTKEDNLEVLVQISEDNPSYDTKTPQSSDIERVDAALVQVSESDDKVEGDKKPNPEQAFHQEAAQLFSEMEDIKFPLQNFDSETNVASGSQPHDSSATIDVETNTGFQQSGIRRKLGSSRRNKGRQQFKDNKPTEEADENKIDHEPSETAKTPLTTETADQEKSAETMLEGMHKFDTHPTEEENKQLPDENLLDFYSVTDLEKGRDGAQHLEDAVKKVHDEEIKPIQKQETPQIDNISVSVIDDATNNTEILIDLTEIRDVYQSKLAVKNTDDDTKEINFESSDQGKEADRVFDTKKPQLSDTERADTALGDYVTESQVKDDIKSSAGKTGCQEAGLFSEMADTESSLQSLQHELHAALDSKPQQNNTSFSSGGNTRKLGSSQEKSMETMLEGKDKSDSAQIKDTVHVKQNEHFGPLDGISEFSSSSLHSSLVVDRQQVQSNSSEMPDKGLPIMSFVSDNKEKDENTEPLRQDGRSQGSDLFSESHVESENIESPTTMEITTEKSSSREHTKVESSVEQSLKSAPKKELASSGEQNECFNPFEVTGAEQSDDVVNKVHEELINPIQVQDLLQTDTGPKPCLQAQPSEINAPLDSKQDDPQCIKDESPTGPNPSGSRRKLGSSRRSKGRQHAKEEATESTRDDEASKTPNILATEMARQEELTDIKSPEKIRKISSTVNENDNTEKLPDKDTLSTDSSTVVTADNDFLKSNKDVDDKDKKPVKEPENLSYLTGYDTDEMDLMQPPQASVWKDDLYMQNISYHDDRSRTVDIVAQEEASQLQNTEDLLRKDADVQQTNDEIETVGHVMMESSVDKQGSGQGEVGQNFEDSTNKVGAVQEINTSHILVSTAQEPAEDVESEISTAMDASNSQEENQSDYKKNLQVKSNQRRRKLGSTRRNLLNRKQEGETDDKDETTESEVHTEANARNLDEMKDVKELVLSAEVSQNENATTLLGAVYKEQQEGYEISSAHDEGHQLESSTSSLQSSESNVIPGRDDLMALLPEPAASHTEEAVDPDRKDGERNVDIGVEPSMLEEFTSSKTQISPMIAERNRRSLDQLLPLNTDTTTNTGITGGSSVLGETTETTQNDDERAESATEIQDQDSTQQKPNVIEEAQAKTPEMKNASPNVTPTNRRRKMGSTRRNLGSRNKGEDLDNEATETEIIVGDVKTESVPVIKEKELQLHTEHNEGDPEQERLLETTEFSQAGECQPTPPTQQTVEKKPVTQGELLDTEEHSPNYLPSTSTKNDTTSMSASGRRRRKMGSHRKSHGHQGYGDQTEEQEGILDEQNETNVRSTPEEGVIKPYEEHKEEPLDLQKTSEGDDRERKPSSSIIISKPAEHSRPVSEKTPFQPSHAENRLGQEQFSLAGEPRGAGLRSDSYHVVMIGDSSVGKTSFMKRAQTGKFSLDIPSSIGLDSCMWTVMVDGKPVVLELWDTAGQERFRSITRHIFHRAQAFLLMYDITCTESFSAVSYWANCIQESAAEDVTVLLLGNKSDCAKRQVKTEQGEILAKEYNFEFMECSAATGENVVQCLETVARMLNQKIGTREEATVVQQGAAQKKRSTCC